In Actinomyces radicidentis, one genomic interval encodes:
- a CDS encoding peptidoglycan-binding domain-containing protein: MKPSLKLASGLLALMLLPSVASVGAAAPAEAATIPRCAATTPRTITTGSTAWVPAATTRGSWRCYLQLDTSGYNPATYRLQESLRAAEGQNIGVDGYYGAGTKQAVLNVQSRYGLTRDGEYGPNTGQAMRWRGANGTTGKWR, translated from the coding sequence ATGAAACCTTCACTCAAGCTTGCCTCGGGTCTGCTGGCGCTGATGCTTCTCCCCAGCGTCGCGAGCGTCGGTGCCGCGGCGCCGGCTGAGGCAGCGACCATCCCACGATGCGCAGCAACGACCCCGCGCACCATCACCACCGGCTCAACAGCGTGGGTGCCGGCAGCGACAACCCGAGGGTCGTGGCGCTGCTACCTCCAGCTAGACACGTCGGGCTACAACCCCGCCACCTACCGGCTGCAGGAGTCTCTGCGCGCCGCCGAGGGGCAGAACATCGGCGTCGACGGCTACTACGGCGCTGGAACGAAGCAAGCCGTTCTCAACGTCCAGTCACGTTATGGCCTGACTCGTGACGGCGAGTACGGCCCCAACACCGGCCAGGCCATGCGCTGGCGCGGTGCCAACGGAACCACCGGCAAGTGGCGCTGA
- a CDS encoding IS256 family transposase has translation MTHHQSALSALIGELLADPEASRDEMFRRLLAAGLQDLIDAEAEAVIGASRYERTPDRITRRNGTRSKTVATTAGEVDLAIPKLRRGSFFPSLLSPRRRVDKALYAVIATAWVEGVSTRKVDDLVKALGCESGISKSQISRICADIDQTVGAFLNRPLDHTWFPYLYLDATYLDVRVGHRVVSQATVVAVGVSAAGRREILGMAVGDSESTDFWTSFLRSLRERGLAVCGPSRPEGVALVVSDSHAGLKAAVKAILPGAAWQRCRVHFARNITSRLGSARSKPVNALISTVFAQTSPQAVRATYHQVTDSLRGTFPDIADMLEAAEADLTAFAAFPTEHWKKIWSNNPIERVNAEIKRRADVVQVFPNPDSVTRLIGAVLLEQHEQWQYGERRYLSQTSMQRLTHTLTNDTQPLPLTA, from the coding sequence ATGACCCACCATCAGTCTGCCTTGTCCGCCTTGATCGGGGAACTCCTGGCCGACCCTGAGGCCTCACGCGACGAGATGTTCCGCCGTCTGCTGGCCGCCGGACTGCAGGACCTCATCGACGCCGAAGCCGAAGCGGTGATCGGCGCCTCCCGCTACGAGCGCACCCCGGATCGCATCACGCGCCGCAATGGGACGCGCTCCAAGACGGTGGCGACCACTGCCGGGGAGGTCGACCTGGCCATCCCCAAGCTGCGCCGGGGTTCCTTCTTCCCGTCCCTGCTGTCCCCGCGCAGGAGGGTCGACAAGGCCCTGTACGCGGTGATCGCCACCGCCTGGGTCGAGGGGGTCTCCACCCGCAAGGTCGATGACCTGGTCAAGGCCCTGGGCTGCGAGTCCGGCATCTCCAAGTCCCAGATCTCACGGATCTGCGCCGACATCGACCAGACGGTCGGTGCCTTCCTGAACCGGCCTCTGGACCACACCTGGTTCCCCTACCTCTACCTGGACGCCACCTACCTCGACGTGCGCGTCGGACACCGCGTCGTCTCCCAGGCCACCGTCGTCGCGGTAGGGGTCTCCGCCGCCGGGCGCCGCGAGATCCTGGGCATGGCCGTGGGCGACAGCGAGTCCACCGACTTCTGGACCAGCTTCCTGCGCTCCCTGCGCGAGCGGGGCCTGGCCGTGTGCGGGCCCTCCCGGCCCGAGGGTGTCGCCTTGGTCGTGTCCGACTCCCACGCCGGCCTGAAGGCCGCCGTCAAGGCGATCCTGCCCGGCGCGGCCTGGCAGCGCTGCCGCGTGCACTTCGCCCGCAACATCACCTCCCGCCTGGGATCAGCACGCTCCAAGCCCGTCAACGCCCTCATCTCCACGGTGTTCGCCCAGACCAGCCCCCAGGCCGTGCGCGCCACCTACCACCAGGTCACCGACTCCCTGAGAGGCACCTTCCCGGACATCGCCGACATGCTCGAGGCCGCCGAGGCTGACCTGACCGCGTTCGCCGCCTTCCCCACCGAGCACTGGAAGAAGATCTGGTCCAACAACCCCATCGAACGCGTCAACGCCGAGATCAAGCGCCGCGCCGACGTCGTCCAGGTCTTCCCCAACCCAGACTCCGTGACCCGCCTCATCGGCGCCGTCCTGCTCGAGCAGCACGAGCAGTGGCAGTACGGCGAACGCCGCTACCTGTCCCAGACCTCCATGCAACGACTCACCCACACCCTCACCAACGACACCCAACCCCTGCCCCTGACCGCCTGA
- a CDS encoding transcription repressor NadR, with product MNAAARREEILAQLEHADAPVPAAALGERLGVSRQIIVGDVALLRASGHGVHATNRGYVLARSAERPRRAVHVRHGRDDMRAELTAILDAGGSILDTSVEHRLYGQLTVDLLIHDRADLELFLERAEDSTALAELTNGWHTHTIEADSEEALDEVERALDALGFLQHGE from the coding sequence ATGAACGCCGCAGCGCGCCGCGAGGAGATCCTCGCCCAGCTCGAGCACGCCGACGCCCCCGTGCCCGCCGCGGCGCTCGGCGAGCGCCTCGGCGTCTCGCGCCAGATCATCGTCGGCGACGTCGCGCTCCTGCGGGCCTCGGGGCACGGCGTCCACGCCACCAACAGGGGCTACGTGCTGGCCCGGTCGGCCGAGCGGCCGCGCCGCGCGGTCCATGTCCGTCACGGCCGCGACGACATGCGCGCCGAGCTCACCGCCATCCTCGACGCCGGGGGCTCCATCCTCGACACCTCCGTCGAGCACCGCCTCTACGGGCAGCTCACCGTCGACCTCCTCATCCACGACCGGGCCGACCTCGAGCTCTTCCTCGAGCGCGCCGAGGACTCCACGGCCCTCGCCGAGCTCACCAACGGCTGGCACACCCACACCATCGAGGCGGACAGCGAGGAGGCGCTCGACGAGGTCGAGCGGGCGCTCGACGCGCTCGGGTTCCTCCAGCACGGGGAGTGA
- the nrdH gene encoding glutaredoxin-like protein NrdH, translated as MAITVYSKPNCVQCNATYRALDKAGVSYATVDVTADAEALAQVKSLGYAQAPVVVAGEDHWSGFRPDKIKALQAAVEAVAI; from the coding sequence ATGGCGATCACCGTCTACTCCAAGCCCAACTGCGTCCAGTGCAACGCGACCTACCGCGCCCTGGACAAGGCCGGCGTGTCCTACGCGACGGTGGACGTCACCGCGGACGCCGAGGCGCTCGCCCAGGTCAAGTCGCTCGGCTACGCCCAGGCGCCCGTCGTCGTCGCCGGCGAGGACCACTGGTCCGGCTTCCGCCCGGACAAGATCAAGGCCCTCCAGGCCGCCGTCGAGGCCGTCGCCATCTGA
- a CDS encoding sensor histidine kinase, with product MRSLGYLLAATVCCALDVGYWLTTKSDPQPWKMVMALGVVAAVPLVHRFPRAAGAASLAFVLWGSLAANASASATFLVVIPLAEWISRDWWKGAAGGFIAYWITNLIGTSRPDLEPAALTLISLLAISLGLAMRGGVRAQEEARLRVEAAQAEGRAQAAEVRAEIALMLHDSVATDLTRVLTLARVLRPQLHESAQVALAQGIEESATDSMNSLRALVGSLRQTPSSSSDATSAGAADLVPPTERWVRVLATRGIGLSTRGITWQEARLAVGDSEWELAAIAVQESLVNIVKYAKAGSEASLELSLDQDSLVVELVSRTADEQPDQGGALSGGQGLNGLATRASALGGELVAGDLNGRWLVALTVPRRTDSHGSTT from the coding sequence GTGCGCAGTCTCGGCTACCTCCTAGCCGCGACCGTCTGCTGCGCCCTCGATGTCGGATACTGGCTGACGACCAAGTCTGATCCTCAGCCCTGGAAGATGGTCATGGCGCTCGGCGTGGTGGCCGCAGTCCCCCTTGTGCATCGCTTTCCCCGAGCCGCCGGCGCGGCCTCGCTGGCCTTCGTGCTGTGGGGTTCCTTGGCCGCCAACGCGAGCGCGTCAGCTACCTTCCTGGTGGTGATTCCGCTCGCGGAGTGGATCTCACGCGACTGGTGGAAGGGAGCAGCAGGCGGGTTCATCGCCTACTGGATCACCAACCTGATCGGGACGTCGCGACCAGATCTCGAGCCCGCGGCACTGACGCTGATCTCCCTGCTCGCGATCTCGCTGGGTCTGGCGATGCGGGGCGGCGTCCGTGCGCAGGAGGAGGCCCGCTTGAGGGTCGAGGCCGCGCAGGCTGAGGGGCGAGCACAGGCTGCTGAGGTTCGCGCAGAGATCGCCCTCATGCTCCACGACTCGGTCGCCACGGACCTGACCCGTGTCCTGACCCTCGCCCGCGTCCTGCGCCCCCAGCTGCACGAGAGTGCGCAGGTCGCGTTGGCCCAGGGGATCGAGGAGTCCGCGACCGATTCGATGAACAGTCTCCGCGCTCTCGTCGGCAGCCTGCGTCAGACGCCGAGCTCCTCGAGCGACGCCACGTCGGCCGGCGCCGCGGACCTGGTCCCTCCGACGGAGCGGTGGGTCCGGGTGCTGGCGACCCGTGGGATCGGCCTGTCGACGCGCGGTATCACCTGGCAGGAGGCTCGTCTCGCCGTCGGCGACAGCGAGTGGGAGCTCGCGGCTATCGCGGTCCAGGAGTCCCTCGTGAACATCGTGAAGTACGCGAAGGCCGGGTCCGAGGCTTCGCTCGAGCTCAGTCTTGATCAGGACTCTCTCGTCGTCGAGCTCGTGTCGCGGACGGCCGACGAGCAACCTGACCAAGGGGGCGCACTGAGTGGCGGCCAGGGCCTGAATGGCCTGGCCACGCGAGCCTCGGCTCTGGGCGGGGAGCTCGTCGCCGGCGACCTCAACGGGCGATGGCTCGTCGCGCTCACCGTGCCCAGGCGCACTGATTCGCACGGGAGCACGACATGA
- a CDS encoding response regulator, with product MMEGPVRLLLVDDDEVILRSYVTLLDTRTEIEVVAAVGSAGAALKILSTRFVDVALVDVEMPGTDGIRLAHEIIKSSPNTRVVMMTAFESPRRIGQALDEGVQGYLTKDMDFDQIVMGVQQAAAGAVVLGPRPAARVIAQRHARRGGDHETHELTRTLASLPDRYQRLLPLIAEGKSNREIAAALSYTEGSVRTYMSEILRTTGCRSRTELALKLAMRTDDSWPVS from the coding sequence ATGATGGAAGGACCCGTTCGTCTCCTGCTCGTCGACGACGACGAGGTCATCCTGCGGTCCTACGTGACGCTCCTCGACACCCGGACCGAGATCGAGGTCGTAGCCGCCGTGGGCTCGGCCGGCGCCGCGCTCAAGATCCTGTCGACGAGGTTCGTGGACGTCGCGCTGGTGGATGTCGAGATGCCAGGAACCGACGGCATCCGACTGGCCCACGAGATCATCAAGAGTTCACCGAATACCCGCGTGGTCATGATGACCGCGTTCGAGTCGCCCAGACGGATCGGCCAGGCACTCGACGAGGGAGTCCAGGGCTATCTGACCAAGGACATGGACTTCGACCAGATCGTCATGGGCGTCCAACAGGCGGCAGCGGGCGCGGTCGTGCTCGGGCCTAGGCCAGCTGCACGCGTCATCGCGCAGCGGCACGCCAGGCGAGGCGGCGACCATGAGACCCACGAACTCACCCGCACGCTTGCGTCGTTGCCGGACCGGTACCAGAGGCTCCTGCCCCTCATTGCTGAGGGCAAGTCGAATCGGGAGATCGCGGCCGCTCTGAGCTACACGGAAGGTTCCGTGCGCACGTACATGAGCGAGATCCTGCGCACGACTGGATGCCGATCACGCACCGAACTCGCTCTCAAGCTGGCCATGCGGACAGATGATTCATGGCCGGTTTCGTGA
- the nrdI gene encoding class Ib ribonucleoside-diphosphate reductase assembly flavoprotein NrdI encodes MLVYFSSTSENTHRFATRLGYPTARIPLRPKDEPLTVDREYVLLVPTYGGGNLKGAVPKQVIKFLNDPHNRSLCRGVIASGNTNFGEAYCVAGDIIAAKLKVPFLYRYELLGTPTDVARVKEGLDTFWQTR; translated from the coding sequence CTGCTTGTCTACTTCTCCTCCACCTCGGAGAACACGCACCGCTTCGCGACCAGGCTCGGCTACCCTACGGCGCGCATCCCGCTGCGCCCCAAGGACGAGCCCCTCACCGTGGACCGGGAGTACGTCCTCCTCGTCCCTACCTACGGCGGCGGCAACCTCAAGGGCGCCGTCCCCAAGCAGGTCATCAAGTTCCTCAACGACCCCCACAACCGGTCGCTGTGCCGCGGCGTCATCGCGTCGGGCAACACCAACTTCGGCGAGGCCTACTGCGTCGCCGGTGACATCATCGCCGCCAAGCTCAAGGTGCCCTTCCTGTACCGCTACGAGCTCCTCGGCACCCCCACCGACGTCGCACGCGTCAAAGAAGGATTGGACACGTTTTGGCAGACACGCTGA